Part of the Deinococcus grandis genome, CATGCTGTACCTGCGCGAGACGGACGTCACGTACCGCCTGCACAGCCGAGTCGGCACGCACCCGCTGCTGCACGTCCACGAGTTGCAGATCATGGAACCCGGCTGGGAGGACCTGTTGCAGGCTGGCACGTGGATCAGCACGCCGGTGCCCGCCCCGGACTGGACCGGGCCGGAGGACCGCAACTACGCGCGGCTGGGCGCGCGGCACCTCGTGAATTTCGGCCTGTACAGCGGGCCGCGCCTGATCGGTACCGTGAACCTGCTGTTCGGCGAGCCGCGCCCGGACCTGGCGGACCTGGAGGTGCTGGGCACGGTGGGGGCGCTGTGGGGAACGCTGCTGGCGCGGCTGCAGGCGCAGCGGGAACTCGCGGGCCGCGAGGCGATGCTGCGCATGATCACCGACCAGGGCAGCGACCTGCTGAGCGTCGTGGACGAGCAGGGGGTCATCACGTACCAGGGGGCCGCCTCGGAGGCGCTGATCGGGTACCCGGCGGACTTCCTGATCGGCAGGCCCTATGACGGCGCGATCCACCGAGCGGACCTGCCGGGTGTCACGGCGGCGCTGGAGAACCTGCGGCGCGTGCCGGGCAGTTCCGTGAGCCTCTCGTTCCGGATCCGGCACGCGCAGGGCAAGCTGGTGTGGCTGGAAGCGAACGCCCGCAACCTCCTGCACGAACCGGCCGTGCGCGGCGTCGTGATCCACATGCGGGACGTGACGGCCGCGCAGGCCACGCAGCGGTACCTGGAGCGGCGCGTGCAGGACCTGACACTGATGCACGACACGGGGAGGCTGCTGCACCTGAGTCGCACGGTGCCCGAGGTGGCCGAGGGCCTGGTGGACCTGATCCAGGGGCGGCTGGGGTACCCGCACGTGCAGGTGGGCCGCGTGCTGGAGGACGGCAGTGTCGAGGCGGTCGCGCGGGAGCCCGGGGTGCGCGCCGCGCCGATCACCCGCCTCGGGCCCGGCGAGGGCCTGATCGGCGCGGCGGTGCAGGCCGGGCAGACGCTGTATGTCGCGGACGTGCGTCAGGACGCCCGCTACGCCGAACGGCACGCGGGCATGCGCAGCGAGGTGATCGTGCCCATCCACGTCGGCGGGCAGCTGTGGGGCGTACTGAACGTCGAGGCGCCGCAGGTCAACGCCTTTGACCACCGGGACATCCAGACGCTGGAGACGGTGGCCGGGCAGGCCGGCGCGGTCCTGGCGAACGTGTCTCTGCTGGACGACCTGCGCCGCAGCCGGGACGAACTGCGCGCCGCGTACGACGAGACGCTGGCCGGCTGGGCGCGCGCGCTGGACCTGCGTGACCGCGAGACCGAGGGCCACAGCCAGCGCGTGACGGACCTGACGCTGGCCCTGGCGCGGCGCCTGGGCGTCCCGCAGGAGGACCTGATCCACCTGTGGCGCGGCGCGCTGCTGCACGACATCGGCAAGGTCGGCATTCCCGACGCGATCCTGCACAAGCCCGGCCCGCTGACCGACGAGGAGTGGCAGGTCATGCGTCAGCACCCGCAGATGGCCTTCGACGTGCTGCGGCCCATCCGGTTCCTGCACCCGGCGCTGGACGTCCCGCTGGCGCACCACGAGCACTGGGACGGCGGCGGGTACCCGCACAGCCTGCGTGGCGAGCAGATCCCGCTGGCCGCGCGGATCTTCTCGATCGTGGACGTCTGGGACGCGCTGCGCAGCGACCGGCCCTACCGCCGGGCCTGGACGGCCGAGCGGGCGCTCGCGCACCTGGAGGCGCAGTCCGGGCGGCAGTTCGACCCGCAGGTCGTGCGGGCCTTCATGGCGCTGCTGGCCGATCAGCAGCCCGTGGACGGGGAGAGCGCGTGAGTGCCGTCACCGCCCAGGCCCTGCGGGAGGAACTCGAGGCGCTCGCGCGGGCCGCGCTGGACACCGACGACCTGGCCGAGCGGACCACGTACCTGCGGGACGCGGCGTACCTCGCGCTGGACCTGGGGGACGCGCCCCAGGCGATGACGCACGCCCTGGCGTGCCTGGACGCCGCGCGGCGCACGGCGGACCTGGCCCTTCAGGCGCGCGCGCACATGACGATCGCCCTGGTGATGGGCGACGTGCACGACGACGTGGGCGCCGCCACGCACTTCCGCGAGGCGGAGGGCCTGGCGCGCAGCGCCCGCGACGCGCGGGGCGTGGCCGCCACGAACGTGAACGCCGCTCACTACGATCAGGAACGCGGGCATTTCGCGTCCAGCGTGCTGCGCCTGCTGACGCTGCGGCGCTCGCCGTACGCGGCGGCACTGGAACACGACGAGCAGGGCAAGGGGCTCGATCAGGTGTTCCACGTGAATTTCGTGCGGGGCGCGGCGAGCGCGCTGCTGGGCCTCGGCGTGGACGCCGAACTGCGCGCCTCGCTGGAGGCCCGCCGGGACGAGATGAACGCGCAACTGCAGGAATCGGCCGCGGCGCTGCGGCGCCTGCACCGCCGCGAGGTGCCGCTCACGAATTCCCGTTGGCTGACCGACGTGCTCGAGTCGCTGCTCATCCACGCCCGCCTGACGGGGGACCCGCCACTGGCGCGGCAGCTGGCCGACGAGTGGGTGCAGCTCGCCGGGGACTGGAACGTGACGGCGCAGCTGGGGCGGGCGCTATTGGGCCGCGCGGAACTGCGCGCGCAACTGGGCGAGTGGCCCGAGGTCCGCGTGGACGCGGCGCGCGCTGCCGAGCTGTTCGGGGATGACCATCCCAGCCGGGCGCTGTCGGCGCGGCAGCTGCTGGCGCGGGCGTTCGCGGCGCAGGGCGAGTGGCGTGCGGCGTTCGAGGTGCAGCAGGCCCTCTCGGCGCAGGCCGAGCGGATCTACCGGGCGTTCATGCAGCAGAGTGCGCGGCTGCGCATCATCGAGCGGCAGGCGATCGAGGCGGAGGTCCGCGCGGCGGCGTTCGCGGAGGCGGCGCTGCGCGACCCGCTGACCGGCATTCCCAACCGGGCGGGGGCGCTGCGGCGACTGGATCAGCTGGTCCGCGCGGCGCGGCGCGGCCGGCCGTGCGCGGTGGCGCTGCTGGACATCGATCATTTCAAGTCGGTGAACGACCGGTTCGGTCACGCGGCGGGGGACGAGGCGCTGCGGCGCGTAGCGGCCACCGTGACCCGCTCGATCCGTGAGGTGGATCAGCTGGCCCGCTACGGCGGTGAGGAGTTCCTGCTGCTTCTGGACGGCCTGACCCTGCCGGAGGCGCGCCGCGCGTGCCGCCGCGTGGGGCAGCTGATCACCGAGATCGACTGGGAGGACGTCGCGCCGGGCCTGCGCGTGACGGCCAGTATCGGCCTGGCGGCCCTCCGCCCGGGCCTGGACCGCGAGGTGATCCTGCGCGAGGCGGACGCCGCCATGTACGCCGCGAAGGCCGCCGGGCGCAACACCGTGCGCCTCTCGGTCACGTCCGGCTGAGCCTCAGGCCGCGCGGGGGACCTGAACCGGGCCGCACGCCCGCGGGCGTGGCTCAGCGGCTCTGGGTGTCGGCGGCGTCGCGCAGGGCGTCCCCGACGAAGTTGAAGGCCAGGACGCTGATCACGATCAGCACGCCGGGCAGCAGCAGCCAGGGGTGCTGGCTGAGCGTCTCGAAGTTCTGCGCGTCTTTCAGCAGCAGGCCCCAGCTCGTCATGGGTTCCTTGATGCCCAGGCCCAGGAAGCTCAGGGCGCTCTCGCCCAGGATGTAGCCGGGCAGGGCGAGGGTGGCGGTGACGATCAGGAAGGAGCTGAGGTTGGGCATGATGTGCCGCAGGATCACGCGCAGGTCCGGCGCGCCGATGGCCCGGGCGGCCTGCACGTAGTCCAGGCCGCGCGCGCCCATGACCTGACCGCGCACCACGCGCGCCAGTCCGGCCCAGCCGATCAGGGCGAGCACCGCCACGATGCCCAGGTACACCCAGGTACTGGGCCACCTGGCGGGAATGATGGTGCTCAGGGCGAGCAGGATGGGCAGGCGCGGGAACGACAGCAGCACCTCCACCAGCCGCTGGATGAGGTTGTCCACCCAGCCGCCGAAGTACCCGCTGACGCCGCCCAGCACGATCCCGATGGTGAAGCTGATCAGGATGCCGATCAGTCCGACCGTGAGGCTCACCTGCGAGCCGACCAGCATGCGCGAGAGCAGGTCGCGGCCGAACTTGTCGGTGCCCAGCGGGAAGTAGTACCCGTCCCGCACGCCGAACAGGTGCCACTGGCTCCTGAAGACGCCCAGCAGCGAGTGGCGGCTCTCGGCCGGATCGTCGCCCCGCACGAGGAACAGGATGGGAATGGGCCGGGTGCGGTCCTCACTGAACGTGCTGGCGAAGGTCACGGGGTCGCGGGTTTTCCTGAATCCGTACACGAAGGGCCGCGTGAGCTGGCCGTCGTGCACGACGTGCACCGCCTGGGGCCGCTGGTAGGGGTACTCCTCGTGCTGGGCGGTGATGGAGTACGGCGCCAGGAAGCCGGAGAGCAGGGCCATCAGGTACAGCGCGGCGAGCACCCAGGCGCTGAGCACGCCAGCGCGGGAGCGGCGGAAGCGGCGCAGGGCCAGCTGGGCGGGCGTGAGGCGGGCGGGCGCGCGGGTCGGTGCGGCGGGCAGGGCAGTCATTCGAACCTCACGCGCGGGTCGGCCCAGGCCAGGGCCAGGTCGCTCAGGAGGTTGCCGATCAGGAGCAGCAGGGCGCTGAACATCAGCAGGGTCATGGCCACGAACTGGTCCTTGTTCAGCAGGGCGTCGTACAGGTACGGGCCGATGGTCGGGAGGTTCAGGACGATGCTGGCGATGATCGTGCCACTGATCAGGCTGGGCAGGCTCAGGCCCGCGAGGCTGATCAGGGGGTTCACGGCGTTGCGGACCGCGTGCCCCCACAGGACCCGCCGGCCGCCAGCGCCCTTGGCGCGCGCGGTGCGGATGAAGTCCTGCGACAGGACGTCCAGCATGGAGGCGCGCATCTGCCGCATCAGGCCCGCCACGCCTTCCAGGCCGATGGCGATCATGGGAATCCACAGGTGCGCGAGCAGATCCAGCACGCGGGCGACACTCCAGGGCGCGTCGATCATGTCCGGGCTGAACAGGCCGCCCACGTTCGTGCCGCCCAGGGCGAGCACCAGCGCGATCAGGAGCAGCGCCACCAGGAAGTCCGGCGTGGCGAGGCTCAGGTACCCCAGGAAGTTCAGGGCGGCGCTGCGTTTGCGGTGGCGGTGCAGCGCGGTGTAGATACCTAGCGGGACCGCCACCACCCAGGAGACCAACAGGGTCAGCACGGCCAGGAAGACCGTCCAGCCCAGCCGTTCCCAGATCAGGCTGCTCACGGGGCGGCTGTTGGCGAACGAGTACCCGAAGTCACCGTGGAGCACGATGCCCTTCACCCAGTTCAGGTACTGCATCCAGACCGGCTGATCCAGGCCCAGCTGCCGGGTCATGGCCTGCAGGGCCTCGGGAGTCACGCGCGGATCCTCGCGGTACTGGTCGAGGAAACTGCCGGGTTGCAGCTGGATGACCGCGAAACACACCACGCTGATGAGCAGCAGCGTGGGAATCATGCCCAGCACGCGGCGGACGGTGTACGTCAGCATTGCGGGGGAGTGGGGAGTGGGATGTGGGGAGTGGGTCGCATGGAAACCTCCGGGAATTCAAAGCGAGGGGGTGGGTGCAGGTCTGGCCACTCACGGCCGGTCACCCGCACGCCACCCCCCACACCCTCTATTTCTGGTAGATCAGCGGGACGGGGTTGTACCCGGGAATCACGCCGAGGTTATACACGTAGTTGCCGTACTTGTTACTGACGGCCCCGATGTTCTCGGGCTTGGCGATGGGCGTGACCGGCAGGTTCTGCGCGAAGATCAGCTGCCAGCGGGTGTACAGCGCCTTGCGGGTGGCGGCGTTGGGTTCCACGGCGGCCTTGTTGAAGATGTCGTAGATCTCCTTTTCCCACGGGGCCATCCTGGCGGTGTTGGCGGGGTCGCCGTCCCTGGCGGGCTGCGGCGCGCGGTGCCAGTAGTAGAGGCTGCCCCCGGGCTGCCAGATGGGGCGGCGCAGTTCCGGGTCGGGCTGGTCGCCGAAGGCGTGCAGGATCATCTCCCAGTCGCCGCTCTGGCCGGTGGCGAGCAGGCGGCTGCTGAGGATGCCCTTGAGGTTGACCTTCACGCCGACCTTGGCGAAGTCGCTCTGGAGGATCGTGGCGATGGGCGGGTACACGGCGCTGTCGGTGCCGTACGTCAGGTCGAGTTCGAGAGGCTGCCCGTTCGGGAGCAGACGGATGCCGGCCGCGTTGCGTTTCTTGAGGCCCATCGCGTCGAGCGCGCTGTTGGCGCCTTCGAGGCTGAAGCTGCCGAGCTGGCGGGTGGTGTTCGCGTAGAAGGCCTTGTTGGCCGGGGCGACGCCGTGCCCGGGCAGGCTGGCCAGTCCG contains:
- a CDS encoding ABC transporter permease, with translation MLTYTVRRVLGMIPTLLLISVVCFAVIQLQPGSFLDQYREDPRVTPEALQAMTRQLGLDQPVWMQYLNWVKGIVLHGDFGYSFANSRPVSSLIWERLGWTVFLAVLTLLVSWVVAVPLGIYTALHRHRKRSAALNFLGYLSLATPDFLVALLLIALVLALGGTNVGGLFSPDMIDAPWSVARVLDLLAHLWIPMIAIGLEGVAGLMRQMRASMLDVLSQDFIRTARAKGAGGRRVLWGHAVRNAVNPLISLAGLSLPSLISGTIIASIVLNLPTIGPYLYDALLNKDQFVAMTLLMFSALLLLIGNLLSDLALAWADPRVRFE
- a CDS encoding ABC transporter permease; the protein is MTALPAAPTRAPARLTPAQLALRRFRRSRAGVLSAWVLAALYLMALLSGFLAPYSITAQHEEYPYQRPQAVHVVHDGQLTRPFVYGFRKTRDPVTFASTFSEDRTRPIPILFLVRGDDPAESRHSLLGVFRSQWHLFGVRDGYYFPLGTDKFGRDLLSRMLVGSQVSLTVGLIGILISFTIGIVLGGVSGYFGGWVDNLIQRLVEVLLSFPRLPILLALSTIIPARWPSTWVYLGIVAVLALIGWAGLARVVRGQVMGARGLDYVQAARAIGAPDLRVILRHIMPNLSSFLIVTATLALPGYILGESALSFLGLGIKEPMTSWGLLLKDAQNFETLSQHPWLLLPGVLIVISVLAFNFVGDALRDAADTQSR
- a CDS encoding GGDEF domain-containing protein; translated protein: MSAVTAQALREELEALARAALDTDDLAERTTYLRDAAYLALDLGDAPQAMTHALACLDAARRTADLALQARAHMTIALVMGDVHDDVGAATHFREAEGLARSARDARGVAATNVNAAHYDQERGHFASSVLRLLTLRRSPYAAALEHDEQGKGLDQVFHVNFVRGAASALLGLGVDAELRASLEARRDEMNAQLQESAAALRRLHRREVPLTNSRWLTDVLESLLIHARLTGDPPLARQLADEWVQLAGDWNVTAQLGRALLGRAELRAQLGEWPEVRVDAARAAELFGDDHPSRALSARQLLARAFAAQGEWRAAFEVQQALSAQAERIYRAFMQQSARLRIIERQAIEAEVRAAAFAEAALRDPLTGIPNRAGALRRLDQLVRAARRGRPCAVALLDIDHFKSVNDRFGHAAGDEALRRVAATVTRSIREVDQLARYGGEEFLLLLDGLTLPEARRACRRVGQLITEIDWEDVAPGLRVTASIGLAALRPGLDREVILREADAAMYAAKAAGRNTVRLSVTSG
- a CDS encoding HD domain-containing phosphohydrolase, coding for MTDSFAHDLLLSTTRFLLARSDPDSLCRDGLSFLAGQLGAALGMLYLRETDVTYRLHSRVGTHPLLHVHELQIMEPGWEDLLQAGTWISTPVPAPDWTGPEDRNYARLGARHLVNFGLYSGPRLIGTVNLLFGEPRPDLADLEVLGTVGALWGTLLARLQAQRELAGREAMLRMITDQGSDLLSVVDEQGVITYQGAASEALIGYPADFLIGRPYDGAIHRADLPGVTAALENLRRVPGSSVSLSFRIRHAQGKLVWLEANARNLLHEPAVRGVVIHMRDVTAAQATQRYLERRVQDLTLMHDTGRLLHLSRTVPEVAEGLVDLIQGRLGYPHVQVGRVLEDGSVEAVAREPGVRAAPITRLGPGEGLIGAAVQAGQTLYVADVRQDARYAERHAGMRSEVIVPIHVGGQLWGVLNVEAPQVNAFDHRDIQTLETVAGQAGAVLANVSLLDDLRRSRDELRAAYDETLAGWARALDLRDRETEGHSQRVTDLTLALARRLGVPQEDLIHLWRGALLHDIGKVGIPDAILHKPGPLTDEEWQVMRQHPQMAFDVLRPIRFLHPALDVPLAHHEHWDGGGYPHSLRGEQIPLAARIFSIVDVWDALRSDRPYRRAWTAERALAHLEAQSGRQFDPQVVRAFMALLADQQPVDGESA